The Streptomyces aurantiacus genome includes a region encoding these proteins:
- a CDS encoding DUF4291 domain-containing protein produces MEEPQRMIRALHTESTITVYQAYSPEIGLPAARDGRFPAAWKRDRMTWIKPSFLWMMYRCGWGAKAGQETVLGLEIRREGFEWALRDACLSHYVRGLHADQADWKRQLRQASARVQWDPERDLRLRPLPHRSLQLGLSGEAVRRYADEWTVAIRDVTPLAHEIHALVRAGDLDSAARLLPQERPYAVGDDVLARLRV; encoded by the coding sequence ATGGAAGAACCGCAACGCATGATCCGTGCGCTCCACACCGAGTCCACGATCACCGTCTACCAGGCGTACTCCCCGGAGATCGGCCTGCCCGCGGCCCGGGACGGACGCTTCCCCGCGGCGTGGAAGCGGGATCGGATGACATGGATCAAGCCGTCCTTCCTGTGGATGATGTACCGCTGCGGCTGGGGCGCCAAGGCCGGGCAGGAGACTGTTCTGGGCCTTGAGATCCGCCGGGAGGGGTTCGAGTGGGCGCTGCGTGACGCCTGTCTGTCGCACTACGTCCGCGGGCTGCATGCCGACCAGGCCGACTGGAAGCGGCAGTTGCGGCAGGCGTCGGCGCGGGTGCAGTGGGATCCCGAGCGTGATCTGCGGCTCCGGCCACTGCCCCACCGCTCGCTGCAGCTCGGTCTCTCCGGCGAGGCCGTGCGACGGTACGCGGACGAGTGGACGGTCGCCATCAGAGACGTGACTCCGCTCGCCCACGAGATCCACGCACTCGTCCGTGCCGGCGATCTGGACTCCGCAGCCCGTCTGCTGCCCCAGGAGCGTCCCTACGCCGTCGGGGACGACGTACTGGCCCGCCTGCGCGTGTGA
- a CDS encoding NAD(P)-dependent alcohol dehydrogenase, producing the protein MTTVAAYAAPAAKAPLERTTVERRPVGEHDVLIEIKFAGICHSDIHQAREGWGEAIFPMVPGHEIAGVVTEVGPGVTKFTVGDRVGVGCMVDSCRECENCKAGLEQYCTQGNVGTYNALDKNGEVTYGGYSTHIVVDEAFTVRIPEGLALDEAAPLLCAGITTYSPLKHWNAGPGKKVAILGMGGLGHMGVKIAHALGAEVTVLSQSLRKQDDGLKLGADHYYATSDPKTFEELRGSFDLILSTVSATLDLDVFLSLLKTDGAFVNVGAPEEPVSLNLFSVIAGRKTLAGSGIGGIQETQEMLDFCAEHGFGAEIELISASEINEAYERVLNSDVRYRFVIDTATI; encoded by the coding sequence ATGACCACTGTCGCCGCATACGCCGCCCCCGCCGCCAAGGCTCCCCTGGAGCGCACGACCGTCGAGCGTCGTCCGGTCGGCGAGCACGACGTCCTCATCGAGATCAAGTTCGCCGGCATCTGCCACTCCGACATCCACCAGGCCCGCGAGGGCTGGGGCGAGGCCATCTTCCCGATGGTCCCGGGCCACGAGATCGCCGGCGTCGTCACCGAGGTCGGCCCCGGTGTCACCAAGTTCACCGTCGGCGACCGCGTGGGCGTCGGCTGCATGGTCGACTCCTGCCGCGAGTGCGAGAACTGCAAGGCCGGCCTGGAGCAGTACTGCACCCAGGGCAACGTCGGCACGTACAACGCCCTCGACAAGAACGGCGAGGTCACCTACGGCGGCTACTCGACCCACATCGTCGTCGACGAGGCCTTCACCGTCCGTATCCCCGAGGGCCTGGCCCTCGACGAGGCCGCGCCGCTGCTGTGCGCCGGCATCACCACGTACTCCCCGCTCAAGCACTGGAACGCCGGCCCCGGCAAGAAGGTCGCGATCCTCGGCATGGGCGGCCTCGGCCACATGGGCGTCAAGATCGCGCACGCGCTCGGCGCCGAGGTGACCGTCCTGTCCCAGTCGCTCCGCAAGCAGGACGACGGCCTGAAGCTGGGCGCCGACCACTACTACGCGACCAGCGACCCGAAGACCTTCGAGGAGCTGCGCGGCTCCTTCGACCTGATCCTGTCGACGGTGTCCGCCACGCTCGACCTGGACGTCTTCCTGTCCCTCCTCAAGACGGACGGCGCCTTCGTGAACGTGGGCGCGCCCGAGGAGCCGGTCTCCCTGAACCTCTTCTCGGTGATCGCCGGCCGCAAGACCCTCGCCGGGTCGGGCATCGGCGGCATCCAGGAGACCCAGGAGATGCTGGACTTCTGCGCCGAGCACGGCTTCGGCGCCGAGATCGAGCTGATCAGCGCCTCCGAGATCAACGAGGCGTACGAGCGGGTGCTGAACAGCGATGTGCGGTACCGCTTCGTGATCGACACCGCGACGATCTAG
- a CDS encoding helix-turn-helix transcriptional regulator: MDEQPSQDSAGAAGQVPGRPLDQRAELSEFLRTRRARLKPEDVGLPDFGRHRRVPGLRREELAQLAGVSVAYYTRLEQGNGRNVSAEVLDAIARALRLSGAEHAHLTHLAKPKQHKKKPSARPQQVRVAMRQLIDTFDSVPAYVVGRRSEILVWNRMAAAVFGDWAELPAHERNWARMVFLKPEYRDLFVEWEQKASDIVSFLRMDAGCHPDDPRLSALVGELSVKSEEFRRLWATHDVKEKSHGVKRLHHPLVGELTLSFETFRLPDDDEQSVVTYHAEPGSPSAEGLRLLASWGTDATRAGSSTPRA; this comes from the coding sequence ATGGACGAACAGCCCTCTCAGGACTCCGCGGGCGCGGCCGGACAGGTGCCGGGGCGGCCGCTGGACCAGCGTGCCGAGCTCAGCGAGTTCCTGCGCACGCGCAGGGCGCGGCTGAAGCCGGAGGACGTGGGGCTGCCTGACTTCGGGCGGCACCGCCGTGTGCCGGGGCTGCGCCGTGAGGAGCTGGCGCAGCTGGCCGGGGTCTCCGTGGCGTACTACACCCGTCTTGAGCAGGGCAACGGACGGAACGTGTCGGCGGAGGTGCTCGACGCGATCGCGCGCGCACTGCGGCTGAGCGGGGCCGAGCACGCGCATCTCACTCATCTGGCGAAGCCCAAGCAGCACAAGAAGAAGCCGTCGGCCCGGCCGCAGCAGGTGCGGGTGGCGATGCGGCAGCTGATCGACACGTTCGACAGTGTGCCCGCGTACGTCGTGGGGCGGCGCTCCGAGATCCTCGTGTGGAACCGGATGGCCGCCGCCGTGTTCGGTGACTGGGCGGAGCTGCCCGCGCACGAGCGGAACTGGGCGCGGATGGTGTTCCTCAAGCCCGAGTACCGCGACCTGTTCGTGGAGTGGGAGCAGAAGGCGTCCGACATCGTCAGTTTTCTGCGTATGGACGCGGGCTGCCATCCGGACGATCCCCGGCTGTCGGCGCTGGTCGGTGAGCTGTCGGTGAAGAGCGAGGAGTTCCGGCGGCTCTGGGCGACGCACGACGTCAAGGAGAAGAGCCACGGGGTGAAGCGGCTGCATCATCCGCTGGTGGGTGAGCTCACTCTGTCCTTCGAGACGTTCCGGCTCCCCGACGACGATGAGCAGTCGGTGGTGACGTATCACGCGGAGCCGGGGTCGCCGTCGGCCGAGGGGCTGCGGTTGCTCGCCAGCTGGGGCACGGACGCCACCCGGGCGGGGTCCTCGACGCCTCGGGCGTAG
- a CDS encoding group II truncated hemoglobin, with amino-acid sequence MTAHTVEYIRYLIPEQQSAEFLAAYTRAAAQLAAAPQCVDYELARCEEDFEHFVLRITWTSTEDHIEGFRESDLFTDFVAEIGPFVGSIQEMRHYKPTTVRGTGASVPTLFSWAGGAEAFTRLTEVFYDKVLKDDVLAPVFEGLAAEHASHVAAWFGEVFGGPAAYSETQGGHGHMVAKHLGKSITEVQRRRWVNLLQDAADEAGLPTDAEFRSAFVAYAEWGTRLAVHFSGPDAAPPAEQPVPKWTWGAAPPYQP; translated from the coding sequence ATGACCGCGCACACCGTTGAGTACATCCGGTACCTCATTCCCGAGCAGCAGTCGGCGGAGTTCCTCGCCGCCTACACCCGGGCCGCCGCGCAGCTCGCGGCGGCCCCGCAGTGCGTCGACTACGAACTGGCGCGCTGTGAGGAGGACTTCGAGCATTTCGTGCTCCGCATCACCTGGACGTCCACCGAGGACCACATCGAGGGCTTCCGCGAGTCCGACCTCTTCACCGACTTCGTCGCCGAGATCGGCCCGTTCGTCGGGTCCATCCAGGAGATGCGCCACTACAAGCCGACGACCGTACGGGGCACGGGGGCGTCCGTGCCCACGCTGTTCTCCTGGGCCGGGGGCGCCGAGGCCTTCACACGGCTCACCGAGGTCTTCTACGACAAGGTCCTCAAGGACGACGTCCTCGCGCCCGTCTTCGAAGGGCTCGCCGCCGAGCACGCGTCCCATGTCGCGGCCTGGTTCGGCGAGGTCTTCGGCGGCCCGGCGGCCTACTCCGAGACGCAGGGCGGGCACGGCCACATGGTCGCCAAGCACCTGGGGAAGAGCATCACGGAGGTCCAGCGGCGGCGCTGGGTCAACCTGCTGCAGGACGCGGCGGACGAGGCGGGCCTGCCGACGGACGCCGAGTTCCGTTCGGCGTTCGTCGCGTACGCGGAGTGGGGGACGCGGCTCGCCGTGCACTTCTCCGGACCCGACGCGGCGCCTCCGGCGGAGCAGCCCGTCCCGAAGTGGACGTGGGGCGCCGCCCCGCCGTACCAGCCGTGA
- a CDS encoding S8 family serine peptidase — translation MKRACAATIATAAAVALAAGMTSPASAEAKRTGGDAALQTVPKHRITLITGDRVVVDDKGRVTGLERAKGREGIPVQIRKADGHTLVVPADAARLIATGKLDQRLFDVTELNKSASRKAQKQGLKLIVGYRGAAAAAKADVREAGETKVRRTLKSLNADAVLTPKADASDLWSAVTDSQGGDAKTASGIAHVWLDGVRKASLDKSVKQIGADKAWAAGFDGKGVKIAVLDTGVDATHPDLKGQVVAEKNFSTAPDATDKFGHGTHVASIAAGTGAKSAGKYKGVAPGATLLNGKVLDDNGFGDDSGIIAGMDWAVEQGAAVINLSLGGGDTAEIDPMEAQVNKLSKEKGVLFAIAAGNDGEFGEQTVGSPGSAEAALTVGAVDDADKLAEFSSTGPGLDGQIKPDVTAPGVDITAASAPGSVIADEVGEKPAGYVTISGTSMATPHAAGAAAILKQQHPDWTYVELKAALTGSAKGGKYTAFQQGSGRIQVDKAIKQTVIAEPSSLSFGIQQWPHTDDTPVTKKVTYKNLGTTDVTLNLTAAGTDPKGQAAPAGFFTLGAKTLTVPAGGTASADLTVNTKLGGTLDGGYSAYVSATGAGQSVRTAAAVQREAESYDVTLKMIGRDGNPAKYYNADLTGVSGLAAEKWFEPYDESGTVKVRVPKGGFILNSAFFVDPEDFTKGADWVAQPKLSITRNTTITVDARTAKPVDITVPDPDAKSEFASPDYTVDVGNNSYGFGWWLDTYANFRTAHAGPEVTDGSLYQQWGSHWAKDGEEYNTVAGGKVKKLATGYTKHYKASELATLKVGLGASTSGKKGAVTTLGWLPGSSSASAIGVPQTLPSTRKVHVSTANGVKWEQNFEQHGGVDPDGFPIIEAYYTLGKSQTFTGGKSYEKTYNTAVFGPRLGSGFGLQREGNDIYGVVPLFADGKTHAGSSLFSSVTTTLYRNGTKVGSNTDPLFGEGVFKVPAGDASYKLTTSVKRSVKVAAASTRIDASWTFRSKKVESAKLPASSVRFNAPVSLDSTAPAGKKVSVPVTVQGSAAGKNLKSLATYVSYDYGQTWKKVTVKNGKISVTNPAKGKGISFHAKITDKKGNKSTISIYNAYYGK, via the coding sequence GTGAAAAGAGCGTGCGCGGCCACGATCGCCACGGCGGCGGCCGTGGCGCTGGCGGCGGGCATGACCAGCCCGGCGTCGGCGGAGGCCAAGCGCACTGGTGGTGACGCGGCCCTGCAGACCGTGCCCAAGCACCGCATCACCCTGATCACCGGCGACCGTGTCGTCGTCGACGACAAGGGCCGGGTCACCGGTCTGGAGCGGGCCAAGGGCCGCGAGGGGATACCCGTCCAGATCCGCAAGGCCGACGGACACACCCTCGTCGTGCCGGCCGACGCCGCGCGGCTCATCGCCACCGGCAAGCTGGACCAGCGGCTCTTCGACGTCACCGAGCTCAACAAGTCGGCGAGCCGCAAGGCCCAGAAACAGGGCCTCAAGCTGATCGTCGGCTACCGCGGCGCGGCAGCCGCGGCGAAGGCGGACGTCCGCGAGGCCGGTGAAACGAAGGTCCGCAGGACCCTCAAGTCGCTGAACGCGGACGCGGTGCTGACGCCGAAGGCCGACGCCTCCGACCTCTGGTCCGCGGTCACCGACTCGCAGGGCGGTGACGCGAAGACGGCCTCGGGTATCGCCCATGTGTGGCTCGACGGCGTCCGCAAGGCCAGCCTCGACAAGTCCGTCAAGCAGATAGGCGCCGACAAGGCGTGGGCCGCCGGGTTCGACGGCAAGGGCGTCAAGATCGCCGTCCTCGACACGGGTGTCGACGCGACCCACCCGGACCTCAAGGGCCAGGTCGTCGCAGAGAAGAACTTCTCGACCGCTCCCGACGCGACCGACAAGTTCGGCCACGGCACGCACGTCGCGTCCATCGCGGCCGGCACGGGCGCCAAGTCCGCGGGCAAGTACAAGGGTGTCGCGCCCGGTGCCACGCTGCTCAACGGCAAGGTGCTCGACGACAACGGCTTCGGTGACGACTCGGGCATCATCGCGGGCATGGACTGGGCCGTGGAGCAGGGCGCCGCGGTCATCAACCTCAGCCTGGGCGGCGGTGACACGGCCGAGATCGACCCGATGGAAGCCCAGGTCAACAAGCTGTCCAAGGAGAAGGGCGTTCTCTTCGCCATCGCCGCCGGCAACGACGGCGAGTTCGGCGAGCAGACGGTCGGCTCCCCGGGCAGCGCGGAGGCCGCGCTCACCGTGGGCGCCGTCGACGACGCGGACAAGCTGGCCGAGTTCTCCAGCACGGGCCCCGGCCTCGACGGGCAGATCAAGCCCGACGTGACCGCGCCCGGCGTGGACATCACGGCCGCTTCCGCCCCGGGCAGCGTCATCGCCGACGAGGTCGGCGAGAAGCCGGCCGGTTACGTGACCATCTCGGGTACGTCGATGGCCACCCCGCATGCAGCGGGCGCCGCGGCGATCCTGAAGCAGCAGCACCCCGACTGGACGTACGTCGAGCTCAAGGCCGCGCTGACCGGCTCCGCCAAGGGCGGCAAGTACACGGCGTTCCAGCAGGGTTCGGGCCGGATCCAGGTCGACAAGGCCATCAAGCAGACCGTGATCGCCGAGCCGTCGTCGCTGAGCTTCGGCATCCAGCAGTGGCCGCACACCGACGACACCCCGGTCACCAAGAAGGTCACGTACAAGAACCTCGGGACGACCGACGTCACGCTGAACCTCACCGCGGCCGGCACCGACCCGAAGGGGCAGGCCGCACCGGCCGGCTTCTTCACGCTCGGTGCCAAGACGCTGACCGTCCCCGCGGGCGGCACGGCCTCAGCCGACCTCACGGTCAACACCAAGCTGGGCGGCACGCTCGACGGCGGCTACTCGGCGTACGTGAGCGCGACCGGCGCCGGCCAGAGCGTGCGCACGGCAGCGGCCGTGCAGCGCGAGGCCGAGTCGTACGACGTCACGCTCAAGATGATCGGCCGTGACGGCAACCCCGCGAAGTACTACAACGCCGACCTGACCGGTGTCTCCGGTCTCGCCGCGGAGAAGTGGTTCGAGCCGTACGACGAGTCCGGCACCGTCAAGGTCCGGGTGCCCAAGGGCGGCTTCATCCTCAACTCGGCGTTCTTCGTCGACCCGGAGGACTTCACCAAGGGCGCCGACTGGGTGGCCCAGCCGAAGCTGAGCATCACCAGGAACACCACGATCACGGTGGACGCGCGGACGGCGAAGCCGGTGGACATCACCGTGCCCGACCCGGACGCCAAGTCGGAGTTCGCCTCGCCGGACTACACCGTCGACGTCGGCAACAACAGCTACGGGTTCGGCTGGTGGCTGGACACGTACGCCAACTTCCGTACCGCGCACGCAGGTCCGGAGGTCACCGACGGTTCGCTGTACCAGCAGTGGGGCAGTCACTGGGCCAAGGACGGTGAGGAGTACAACACCGTCGCGGGCGGCAAGGTGAAGAAGCTCGCCACCGGATACACCAAGCACTACAAGGCGAGCGAACTGGCCACGCTGAAGGTCGGCCTGGGCGCCTCGACGAGCGGCAAGAAGGGCGCGGTCACCACCTTGGGCTGGCTGCCGGGCAGCTCCAGCGCCTCCGCGATCGGTGTCCCGCAGACGCTGCCCAGCACGCGGAAGGTGCACGTCTCCACCGCGAACGGCGTGAAGTGGGAGCAGAACTTCGAGCAGCACGGCGGGGTCGACCCGGACGGCTTCCCGATCATCGAGGCCTACTACACGCTCGGCAAGTCGCAGACCTTCACGGGCGGCAAGAGCTACGAGAAGACCTACAACACGGCCGTCTTCGGCCCGCGTCTCGGCTCCGGCTTCGGCCTCCAGCGCGAGGGCAACGACATCTACGGTGTCGTCCCGCTGTTCGCCGACGGCAAGACCCACGCCGGCTCCTCGCTCTTCTCCTCGGTCACCACGACGCTCTACCGCAACGGCACCAAGGTCGGCTCGAACACGGACCCGCTGTTCGGCGAGGGAGTCTTCAAGGTTCCGGCCGGTGACGCCTCGTACAAGCTGACCACCTCGGTCAAGCGCAGCGTCAAGGTCGCGGCGGCCTCCACCCGCATCGACGCCAGCTGGACGTTCCGCTCCAAGAAGGTCGAAAGCGCCAAGCTGCCGGCCTCCTCGGTCCGCTTCAACGCGCCCGTGAGCCTGGACAGCACGGCCCCGGCGGGCAAGAAGGTCTCCGTCCCGGTCACCGTCCAGGGTTCGGCCGCGGGCAAGAACCTGAAGTCGCTCGCGACGTACGTGTCGTACGACTACGGCCAGACCTGGAAGAAGGTCACCGTCAAGAACGGCAAGATCAGCGTGACGAACCCCGCCAAGGGCAAGGGGATCTCGTTCCACGCCAAGATCACCGACAAGAAGGGCAACAAGTCGACGATCTCGATCTACAACGCGTACTACGGGAAGTGA
- a CDS encoding ABC transporter ATP-binding protein: protein MYELTGVTKRYKRGKETVDALDGVDLTIGDGDRLVIQGPTGGGKSTLLQMLGGLDRPTSGSIELDGTDLARLSETKLTGVRSENIGFVFQSFNLIPTLTAQENVETALVPLRTKVKERRERAAAALESVGLAERLGHLPAELSGGQQQRVAIARALVKQPKVLLADEPTGNLDESMRDEIMDVLDTMWKEHGLTFIMVTHDSAIAKKAPRVATIRKGKITVRENANS from the coding sequence ATGTACGAACTCACCGGCGTGACCAAGCGCTACAAGCGGGGCAAGGAGACCGTCGACGCGCTCGACGGGGTCGACCTGACCATCGGGGACGGCGACCGTCTGGTCATCCAGGGCCCCACCGGCGGCGGCAAGTCGACCCTTCTCCAGATGCTCGGCGGCCTCGACCGGCCCACCTCCGGAAGCATCGAACTGGACGGAACGGATCTCGCCAGACTGTCCGAGACCAAACTCACCGGTGTGCGCAGCGAGAACATCGGATTCGTCTTCCAGAGCTTCAACCTCATTCCCACTCTCACCGCCCAGGAGAACGTGGAGACCGCCCTCGTACCTCTGCGGACGAAAGTGAAGGAACGGCGCGAACGGGCCGCCGCCGCACTGGAGTCCGTCGGGCTCGCCGAGCGGCTCGGCCACCTTCCGGCCGAACTCTCCGGAGGCCAGCAGCAGCGCGTCGCCATCGCCCGCGCCCTGGTCAAGCAGCCGAAGGTGCTGCTCGCCGACGAACCCACCGGCAACCTCGACGAGTCCATGCGCGACGAGATCATGGACGTACTCGACACCATGTGGAAGGAACACGGGCTCACTTTCATCATGGTCACGCACGATTCCGCGATCGCGAAAAAGGCGCCGAGGGTCGCCACGATCCGGAAGGGAAAGATCACCGTCCGGGAAAATGCGAACTCTTGA
- a CDS encoding ABC transporter permease, with protein sequence MFFTYLRRELRRRRKAALVVASGLALGIALVIVVSSVSSGMEKAQGKVLQSLYGLGTDMTVTKAAQAQSSTGERPRFQFDARGSDSEDEQSSDRVMVQGFQTLAASTVAEVGAQNGVADAVGGLSLQVVKVSGQFRQGEFQQDQQQNGGGGQGGGPGAQQSPQGRVEGGGADFDVNNYSVYGTDVTEPALGPLTSSKITSGRTFRTSETDAKVVVADSSYAKEKKLALGDKVTVKGVKYEVIGIATPDSGDAAANLYLPLKQAQTLSDSKNKVTTIYVKASDSQAIGTVKSTIQKNIDGTTVTTSADLADTVSGSLSTASDLASNVGKWLSIAVLVAAFLVAGLLTSSAVSRRVREFGTLKALGWKSGRVTRQVVGEAVVNGLVGGALGIALGLAGAYAVTAVSPTLQAELGSTGGGPGAGGPGGGMGGPARQTASKALDVALTAPVALSTIAVAVGLAVAGGLIAGAFGGWRASRLRPADALRRVE encoded by the coding sequence ATGTTCTTCACCTACCTGAGGCGCGAACTGCGCCGCCGCAGAAAGGCGGCGCTCGTCGTCGCCTCCGGACTCGCCCTCGGCATCGCCCTGGTCATCGTGGTCAGCTCCGTGTCGTCCGGCATGGAGAAGGCGCAGGGCAAGGTCCTCCAGTCGCTGTACGGGCTGGGCACGGACATGACGGTCACCAAGGCGGCCCAGGCGCAGTCGAGCACGGGCGAGCGCCCGCGCTTCCAGTTCGACGCCCGGGGCAGTGACTCCGAGGACGAGCAGAGCAGCGACCGCGTCATGGTGCAGGGCTTCCAGACCCTGGCCGCGAGCACCGTCGCCGAGGTCGGTGCGCAGAACGGCGTCGCGGACGCCGTCGGCGGACTCAGCCTCCAGGTCGTCAAGGTCAGCGGCCAGTTCCGCCAGGGCGAGTTCCAGCAGGACCAGCAGCAGAACGGCGGCGGCGGGCAGGGCGGCGGACCCGGCGCCCAGCAGTCCCCGCAGGGCCGTGTCGAGGGCGGCGGCGCCGACTTCGACGTCAACAACTACTCCGTGTACGGCACGGACGTCACCGAGCCCGCGCTCGGCCCGCTCACCTCGTCGAAGATCACCAGCGGCCGGACGTTCAGGACCTCCGAGACCGACGCGAAGGTCGTGGTCGCCGACAGCTCGTACGCCAAGGAGAAGAAGCTGGCGCTCGGCGACAAGGTCACCGTCAAGGGCGTCAAGTACGAGGTCATCGGCATCGCGACGCCCGACAGCGGGGACGCGGCCGCCAACCTCTACCTCCCGCTCAAGCAGGCCCAGACGCTCAGCGACTCCAAGAACAAGGTCACCACGATCTACGTCAAGGCGTCCGACTCGCAAGCGATCGGCACCGTCAAGTCGACCATCCAGAAGAACATCGACGGTACGACGGTGACGACCTCCGCCGACCTCGCCGACACCGTCTCCGGCTCCCTCTCCACCGCCTCCGACCTCGCCTCGAACGTCGGCAAGTGGCTGTCGATCGCGGTGCTCGTGGCTGCCTTCCTGGTGGCGGGACTGCTCACCTCGTCGGCGGTCTCCCGCCGGGTACGGGAGTTCGGCACCCTCAAGGCGCTCGGCTGGAAGTCCGGCCGCGTCACCCGGCAGGTCGTCGGTGAGGCCGTCGTCAACGGCCTCGTCGGCGGCGCCCTCGGTATCGCCCTCGGCCTCGCCGGCGCCTACGCCGTCACCGCGGTCAGCCCGACGCTCCAGGCCGAACTCGGCTCCACGGGCGGGGGACCGGGAGCGGGCGGCCCCGGCGGCGGCATGGGCGGACCGGCCCGGCAGACGGCGTCCAAGGCCCTCGACGTGGCACTGACCGCGCCCGTCGCCCTCAGCACGATCGCCGTCGCGGTCGGCCTCGCCGTCGCCGGCGGTCTGATCGCGGGCGCTTTCGGCGGCTGGCGGGCCTCCCGGCTCCGCCCGGCGGACGCCCTGCGCCGCGTCGAGTAG
- a CDS encoding L,D-transpeptidase has protein sequence MEKRVMTDSKRRKGLTVASALLGGVLVLSACSGGGSDDPKGEDGGNGSSQSKVDEAAAEKASEAQIKITPKDGSDNASINSAAAVTVTKGTLTDVTMKTSAGAAVEGEISADKKSWKPSGQLERATAYKIAATAKDSSGRAAHENASFTTVSPANSFIGNFTPEDGSTVGVGMPVSITFDKAITNKADVQKGITVSSSSGQEVVGHWFNANRLDFRPEDYWQGNSTVTLKLKLDGVEGADGVYGVQQKTVTFKIGRNQVSIVDAKTKTMKVTQDGKTIRTIPISAGSPENKTYEGKMVISEKFKETRMNGATVGFTDDDGKGEYDIKDVPNAMRLSNSGTFIHGNYWGAKSIFGSVNTSHGCVGLSDTKGANDPNTPGGWFFSHSILGDVVDVRNTGDKTVAPDNGLNGWNMDWAAWKAGSAV, from the coding sequence ATGGAGAAGCGTGTGATGACGGACAGTAAGCGGCGCAAGGGCCTCACGGTCGCGTCCGCACTGCTCGGCGGGGTGCTGGTGCTCTCTGCGTGCAGCGGAGGCGGCAGCGACGACCCGAAGGGTGAGGACGGGGGGAACGGCTCCTCGCAGTCCAAGGTCGACGAGGCGGCGGCCGAGAAGGCCTCCGAGGCCCAGATCAAGATCACACCCAAGGACGGCTCCGACAACGCCTCCATCAACAGTGCCGCCGCGGTCACTGTGACCAAGGGCACACTGACCGATGTGACCATGAAGACGAGCGCCGGTGCGGCGGTCGAGGGCGAGATATCCGCGGACAAGAAGAGCTGGAAGCCCAGCGGCCAGCTGGAGCGCGCCACCGCCTACAAGATCGCCGCGACGGCCAAGGACTCGAGCGGCCGCGCCGCCCACGAGAACGCGTCGTTCACGACGGTCTCGCCGGCCAACAGCTTCATCGGCAACTTCACGCCCGAGGACGGCTCCACCGTCGGCGTCGGCATGCCGGTCTCGATCACCTTCGACAAGGCCATCACCAACAAGGCCGACGTGCAGAAGGGGATCACCGTCTCCTCCAGCAGCGGCCAGGAGGTCGTCGGTCACTGGTTCAACGCCAACCGTCTCGACTTCCGCCCCGAGGACTACTGGCAGGGCAACTCCACTGTCACCCTCAAGCTGAAGCTCGACGGTGTCGAGGGCGCCGACGGCGTCTACGGCGTGCAGCAGAAGACGGTCACCTTCAAGATCGGCCGCAACCAGGTCTCGATCGTCGATGCGAAGACCAAGACCATGAAGGTCACGCAGGACGGCAAGACGATCCGGACCATCCCGATCTCCGCCGGCTCGCCCGAGAACAAGACGTACGAGGGCAAGATGGTGATCTCCGAGAAGTTCAAGGAGACCCGGATGAACGGCGCGACCGTCGGCTTCACGGACGACGACGGCAAGGGCGAGTACGACATCAAGGACGTTCCGAACGCGATGCGTCTGTCGAACTCCGGCACGTTCATCCACGGCAACTACTGGGGCGCCAAGTCCATCTTCGGCAGCGTCAACACCAGCCACGGCTGCGTGGGCCTGTCGGACACGAAGGGCGCGAACGACCCGAACACCCCGGGCGGCTGGTTCTTCAGCCACTCGATCCTCGGTGACGTCGTGGACGTGCGGAACACCGGCGACAAGACCGTGGCCCCGGACAACGGCCTCAACGGCTGGAACATGGACTGGGCGGCGTGGAAGGCCGGTTCGGCCGTCTGA
- a CDS encoding LPXTG cell wall anchor domain-containing protein: MSARRSLLTATAAGTLLGALWFVPSAKATDDKPAEYRTQTTTTSMLGTTADTSTVASEETSAETTGGASTDTRTRLADTGSFNTTPYVAGGTLFLGLGAGFVVYSIRRERTTLY, from the coding sequence GTGTCCGCACGTCGATCGTTGCTGACCGCCACCGCCGCGGGGACCCTCCTGGGTGCCCTGTGGTTCGTTCCGTCCGCCAAGGCGACGGACGACAAACCCGCGGAGTACAGAACACAGACGACGACGACCTCGATGCTCGGCACCACGGCGGACACGTCCACCGTGGCGTCCGAGGAGACCTCCGCCGAGACGACCGGGGGCGCGTCCACGGACACCCGCACCCGGCTCGCCGACACGGGAAGTTTCAACACGACCCCGTACGTGGCCGGGGGAACCCTGTTCCTCGGCCTCGGGGCGGGGTTCGTCGTCTACTCGATCCGCAGGGAGCGCACGACCCTGTACTGA